In Aerosakkonema funiforme FACHB-1375, one DNA window encodes the following:
- a CDS encoding HsdM family class I SAM-dependent methyltransferase, which produces MSIGTTIKTIQDIMRKDAGVDGDAQRISQLVWMIFLKVFDSREEEYELLEDDYKSPIPEALRWQNWAADAEGITGDTLLDFVDNALFKTLKDLRTSTNPRGRMIGKVFEDAYNYMKNGTLIRQVINKLNEVDFNKSVQKQQFSEIYEKILKDLQSAGNAGEYYTPRAVTKFIVDRVNPQLGEVVLDPACGTGGFLTAAIDHIRHHFNSADVPEIVQRTIRGTEKKPLPYNLCMTNLILHGIDLPSVEHDNTLARPLRDYSPNERVDVIVTNPPFGGMEEDGIESNFPAAYRTRETADLFLLLIMHLLKDKGRGAIVLPDGTLFGEGVKTRIKEKLLQECNLHTIVRLPNGVFNPYTGIKTNLLFFTKGEPTETIWYYEHPYPPGYKSYSKTKPIRFEEFEPEQKWWDNREESEFAWKVSVEDIKANNYNLDIKNPHRVDVENADLDEMLNEHQALMAELEEVRSKLKFELMASLEGEE; this is translated from the coding sequence ATGTCCATCGGCACGACGATTAAAACAATTCAAGACATTATGCGGAAAGATGCGGGCGTGGATGGTGACGCGCAGCGTATCAGTCAATTGGTGTGGATGATTTTCCTCAAGGTGTTTGACTCCCGCGAGGAGGAATACGAACTGCTGGAGGACGATTATAAATCCCCTATTCCAGAGGCGTTGCGGTGGCAGAATTGGGCAGCAGATGCTGAGGGCATTACTGGGGATACTTTGCTGGATTTTGTGGATAATGCCCTGTTTAAAACGCTGAAGGATTTAAGGACATCTACTAACCCGCGTGGGCGAATGATTGGTAAGGTGTTTGAGGATGCCTACAACTACATGAAAAATGGCACTCTCATTCGTCAAGTTATTAATAAGCTGAATGAGGTTGATTTTAATAAGTCGGTACAAAAGCAACAGTTCAGCGAGATTTACGAAAAGATTCTCAAGGATTTACAAAGCGCAGGGAATGCGGGGGAATATTATACGCCTCGTGCGGTAACGAAGTTTATTGTAGACCGGGTAAATCCTCAGCTTGGTGAAGTGGTGTTAGATCCGGCTTGTGGTACGGGTGGCTTTTTAACAGCAGCTATTGACCATATTCGCCATCATTTCAATAGTGCTGATGTGCCGGAAATAGTTCAGCGTACCATTCGGGGGACTGAGAAAAAGCCGTTACCTTATAACCTGTGTATGACAAATCTAATCTTGCATGGGATCGATCTGCCATCAGTGGAACATGATAATACTTTGGCACGACCGTTAAGGGATTATAGCCCCAATGAACGAGTTGATGTTATTGTGACTAATCCGCCCTTTGGAGGGATGGAAGAAGACGGGATTGAGAGCAATTTTCCTGCGGCTTATCGCACTAGGGAAACAGCCGATTTGTTCCTATTGTTGATTATGCACTTGTTAAAAGATAAGGGGAGAGGGGCGATCGTTCTGCCTGATGGCACACTGTTTGGTGAAGGTGTGAAGACGCGCATTAAGGAAAAGTTGCTGCAAGAGTGCAATCTGCATACAATTGTTCGTTTACCGAATGGCGTGTTTAATCCTTATACGGGCATCAAAACCAATCTACTGTTTTTTACCAAAGGAGAGCCAACCGAAACGATTTGGTATTACGAACACCCATACCCACCAGGTTACAAGTCTTACTCGAAAACTAAGCCGATTCGATTTGAGGAGTTTGAACCTGAGCAAAAATGGTGGGATAACCGAGAGGAAAGTGAGTTTGCTTGGAAGGTTTCCGTAGAGGATATCAAGGCAAATAACTACAACTTAGATATTAAGAACCCTCACCGAGTTGATGTAGAAAACGCCGATTTGGATGAGATGCTGAACGAACATCAAGCACTCATGGCAGAGTTGGAAGAAGTGCGTAGCAAGTTGAAGTTTGAGTTAATGGCATCGCTTGAGGGTGAGGAATAA